A single region of the Pseudomonas sp. GGS8 genome encodes:
- the ccoS gene encoding cbb3-type cytochrome oxidase assembly protein CcoS, whose amino-acid sequence MPALYVMIPAALLIVAIAIYIFFWAVDSGQYDDLDGPAHSILFDDQDPKHMAAVDEASGHPVKPDDKAPPHA is encoded by the coding sequence ATGCCAGCTCTCTACGTGATGATCCCGGCCGCGCTGCTGATCGTGGCCATCGCTATCTACATCTTCTTCTGGGCGGTCGACAGCGGTCAGTACGACGACCTCGACGGCCCGGCCCACAGCATCCTGTTCGACGACCAGGACCCGAAGCACATGGCAGCGGTCGATGAGGCCAGCGGCCATCCGGTCAAACCGGACGACAAGGCGCCACCCCATGCTTGA